Genomic DNA from Clavibacter michiganensis:
GTAGCGGAACTCGTGCGCGAGCTCGACCTCCACGGGGACGCGGGCCCACTTCTCGATGGCGTACTTGCCGAGGATGCCCGAGTACGCGGCGGTGCCGCACGCGACGATGACGATGCGCGAGATGTCCGCGAGGTCGACCTCGCCGATCGCGTCGAGGTCCGGCAGCACGACGACGCCGTCCACGATGCGGCCGCGGAGGGTGTTGGCCACCGCATCCGGGCCCTCGCTGATCTCCTTCGCCATGAAGCTCGACCAGCCGCCCTTCTCGCTGGCGGAGGCGTCCCACGCGATCTCGAACTCGTGCGTCTCGACGGGGGCGCCGTGGAAGTCGGTGACGGTGACGGAGTCGGGGCGGATGGCAACCATCTGGTCCTGCCCGATGGCGACTGCGCGGCGCGTGAACTCCACGAAGGCCGCGACGTCGGATCCGAGGAAGTTCTCGCCGTCGCCCAGCCCGATGACGAGCGGCGAGTTGCGGCGGGCGCCGACCACGAGGCCGGGCTGGTCGCGGTGCACGGCGAGGAGCGTGAACGCGCCCTCGAGCCGGCTCACCGTGTTCCGGAACGCCTGCTCCAGGTCCTGCGTGACGCCGTACTCGCGGCCGAGGAGGCGCGCGGCGACCTCGGTGTCCGTGTCGCTCTCGAACGTGTAGCCGTCCGCGAGGAGGTCGTCCTTGAGCTCCGCGAAGTTCTCGATGATGCCGTTGTGGATGAGAGCGAGCTTGCCGTCGTCGCCCAGGTGCGGGTGCGCGTTGCGGTCCGTGGGGCCCCCGTGCGTGGCCCAGCGCGTGTGGCCGATGCCGGTGGATCCGTCCGGGAGCGGCGACGCCTCCAGGTCCTCCAGGAGCCGGTCGAGCTTGCCCGCGCGCTTGCGGACGCCGAGCGTGCCGTCGGCGTCGAGCACGGCCACGCCCGCGGAGTCGTATCCGCGGTACTCCAGCCTCCGCAGCCCTCCGAGGAGGACCTCGAGGCTCCTGGCCTCACCGACGTAACCCACGATTCCGCACATGGGGCACGAGTTTACCGTCGGGGATCCCGGATCCCCTGCGCGTCCCGCGCGCCGGGCGCGCCCCGCCGCCCGGTCGCCCGCGCCGCCCCGCCGTAGGATGAGGGGCCATGCCAGACACCGCGACGGGATCCCCGACGAGCCATGGGCACGTCTCCCCGTTCGTGGAGATCGCCCGCGCCGACTGGGCGGCCCTCGCGCCCGCCACGCACCTGCCGCTGCGGGAGACCGAGCTGGTCCAGCTGCGCGGCATCGGCGACCGGCTCGACATGCGCGAGGTCGAGGACGTCTACCTCCCGCTCAGCCGACTGCTCAACCTCTACGTCACGGGCACGAAGAAGCTGCACCGGGACACGAGCGCGTTCCTCGGCGAGCGCGCCAAGAGCACGCCGTTCATCATCGGCGTCGCGGGATCGGTGGCCGTCGGCAAGTCGACTGTCGCGCGCCTGCTGCGCGAGATGCTGGCGCGCTGGGAGGACACGCCGCGGGTCGAGCTCGTGACCACCGACGGCTTCCTCCATCCGAATGCCGAGCTCGAGCGCCGGGGCCTCATGGAGCGGAAGGGCTTCCCCGAGTCGTACGACCGGCGGGCGCTGCTGCGGTTCGTCACGCAGGTCAAGAGCGGCGTCGCCGAGGTCCGCGCGCCGTTCTACTCGCACCTCGCCTACGACATCGTCCCGGGCGCCGAGGTGGTCGTGCGGCAGCCGGACGTGCTCATCATCGAGGGCCTCAACGTGCTGCAGCCGGCGGCGTCCGGCGCCAAGCTCGCCGTGAGCGACCTCTTCGACTTCTCGATCTACGTCGACGCCCGCACCCACGACATCGCGCAGTGGTACGAGGAGCGGTTCCTCAGCCTCCAGCGCGGGGCGTTCAGCAACCCGCGCTCCTACTTCCACCGGTACGCGGAGCTCAGTCCGGCCGAGGCCGTGGCGCGCGCCCGCGGGATCTGGTCGTCCATCAACGAGCCGAACCTCGAGCAGAACATCCGGCCGACCCGCTCGCGCGCGACGCTCGTGCTGCGCAAGGACGCCGACCACTCGGTCGCGAACGTCCTGCTCCGCAAGCTCTGACCTGCTCCGGCGGCCGCGGGGCTAGATGGCGAGGCGCTCCGTGACGAGGGCCGCCAGCTCCTGGGCGTGCCGCTCGGCGGTCGCCTGGTCGGCGGCCTCCACCATCACGCGGATCATGGGCTCGGTGCCCGAGGCGCGCATGAGGATCCGGCCGGTGTCGCCGAGCTCGGCCTCCGCGCGCGCGACGGCGGCGTTCAGCTCGGCGTCGTCGCCCACGCGCTCGCGGTCGACGCCGCGCACGTTGATCATCACCTGCGGGTAGACGGTCATCACCGAGGCGAGCTCGTGCAGGCTCCTCCCCGTCGCCGCCATCTCGCCGAGCAGCTGGATGCCCGTGAGGATCCCATCGCCCGTCGTCGCGTGCTCCGCGATGACGAGGTGCCCGGACTGCTCGCCGCCGAGCGAGTAGCCGCCCTCGTTCATGGCCTCGAGCACGTAGCGGTCGCCGACGCGCGTCTGCAGCACCGTGATGTCGTTCTCGGCCATGGCGATGCGGAGGCCGAGGTTGCTCATGACGGTCGCGACGAGCGTGCGCTCCGCCAGCAGGCCGCGACGGGCCATGGAGAGCGCGAGGACGGCCATGATCTGGTCGCCGTCGATGATCGCGCCCGTGTGGTCGACCGCGAGGCAGCGGTCCGCGTCGCCGTCGTGCGCGATGCCCACGTCGGCGCCGTGCGCGAGGACGGCCTCGGCCAGCAGGTCGAGGTGCGTGGACCCGACCCGGTCGTTGATGTTCATGCCGTCGGGGTCGTTGCCGATGACGGTGACGCGCGCGCCCGCGTCCGTGAAGACCTCGGGGCTGATGCCCGCGGCGGCGCCGTGCGCGCAGTCGAGGACCACGTGGATCCCGTCGAGCCGGTGCTGCAGCGTGCCGAGCAGGTGGAGGACGTAGCGGTCCTCGGCGTCCGCGAAGCGGCGGATGCGGCCGACGTCGGCTCCCGTGGGGAGCAGGACGGGCTGGCTCAGCTGCGCCTCGATGCGGTCCTCGAGCTCGTCGGCGAGCTTCCGTCCGCCCGCGGCGAAGAACTTGATCCCGTTGTCGGGAGCGGGGTTGTGCGACGCGGAGATCATCACGCCGAAGTCGGCGTCGAAGTCCGCGATGAGGTACGCCGTGGCCGGCGTCGGGATGACCCCGGCGTCGAACACGTCGACGCCGGAGCTCGCGAGGCCGGCGGCCACGGCCGCCGCGATGAACTCGCCGGACACCCGGGGATCCCGGGCGACGACCGCGACGGGTCGTCGTCCGGAATCCCGGGCGTCCTGGCCGAGCACGTGCGCGGCGGCCTGGGCCAGGCGCAGGGCGAGGTCCGCGGTGATGGTCTCGCCGTTGGCGAGTCCGCGGACGCCGTCCGTGCCGAAGAGCCGGGGCATGGCTGCCGGTGTGCCCGAGCGCCTTAGCGCTTCGAGAACTGGGGCGCCTTGCGGGCCTTCTTGAGTCCGGCCTTCTTGCGCTCCTTGACGCGCGCGTCGCGGCTGAGGAAGCCGTTCTTCTTGAGCGTGGCGCGGTTGTTCTCCTCGTCGATCTCGTTGAGGGCGCGGGCGATGCCGAGGCGCAGGGCGCCGGCCTGGCCGGAGGGGCCACCGCCGGAGATGCGCGCGACGACGTCGTAGCTGCCGAGGAGGTCGAGCACCTTGAACGGGTCGTTCACGAGCTGCTGGTGCAGCTTGTTGGGGAAGTAGTCCGCGAACTCACGGCCGTTGACCGTGATCGAGCCGGAGCCGGGGACGAGGCGCACGCGGGCGATGGCCTGCTTGCGTCGTCCGACGGCGCCGCCGGACACGTTGAGGACCGCGCGGGGGGCCTTGGGGGCCTCCTCGTTCGGGGTCTCGGTCGAGAAGCTCTCGGGAGCCACGTCGAGGGAGTCTGAGATCTGAGCCACTGGGTTCGATTCCTTCTGAGGTCTTTGGTCGTCGCTGTCGGCAGCCGGAGCTACTGAGCGACCTGGCCGAGGGTGTACGGGGTGGGCTGCTGAGCAGCGTGGGGGTGCTCGGGGCCCGCGTAGACCTTGAGCTTCTTCAGCTGCGCCGCACCCAGCGAGTTCTTCGGCAGCATGCCGCGGATGGCCTTCTCGACCGCGCGCGTGGGGTGCTTCTCGAGCATCTCGACGTAGGTGGTGGCCGTGAGGCCGCCCGGGTAGCCGGAGTGGCGGTAGGCCAGCTTCTTCTCGAGCTTCTGGCCCGTGAGCGCCACCTTCTCGGCGTTGACGATGATCACGAAGTCGCCCATGTCCATGTGGGGGGCGAACGTGGCCTTGTGCTTGCCGCGCAGGAGCGCGGCGGCGTGGCTGGCGAGACGGCCGAGGACGATGTCCGTGGCGTCGATGACGACCCAGTCGTGCTGGACCTCACTGGCCTTGGGGGAATAGGTGCGCGTCATTGATCTGACTGCCTTCTTTTCGAGGTGAGATGGTCGTGGATCCCGCTCCGTGGGCGTTCTGACGAGAACGCATCCGGTGGAGGGCTCAACCTTGTACGTCGCCGCGCGCATGCGCGCAGACAACCGGTTCAGAGTACGCGATCCCGGGCGATCAGGCAATCCCGGGC
This window encodes:
- the rpsI gene encoding 30S ribosomal protein S9 translates to MAQISDSLDVAPESFSTETPNEEAPKAPRAVLNVSGGAVGRRKQAIARVRLVPGSGSITVNGREFADYFPNKLHQQLVNDPFKVLDLLGSYDVVARISGGGPSGQAGALRLGIARALNEIDEENNRATLKKNGFLSRDARVKERKKAGLKKARKAPQFSKR
- the glmS gene encoding glutamine--fructose-6-phosphate transaminase (isomerizing); protein product: MCGIVGYVGEARSLEVLLGGLRRLEYRGYDSAGVAVLDADGTLGVRKRAGKLDRLLEDLEASPLPDGSTGIGHTRWATHGGPTDRNAHPHLGDDGKLALIHNGIIENFAELKDDLLADGYTFESDTDTEVAARLLGREYGVTQDLEQAFRNTVSRLEGAFTLLAVHRDQPGLVVGARRNSPLVIGLGDGENFLGSDVAAFVEFTRRAVAIGQDQMVAIRPDSVTVTDFHGAPVETHEFEIAWDASASEKGGWSSFMAKEISEGPDAVANTLRGRIVDGVVVLPDLDAIGEVDLADISRIVIVACGTAAYSGILGKYAIEKWARVPVEVELAHEFRYRDPVLDATTLVISISQSGETMDTLLAVRYARETGARVLSICNTQGATIPRESEAVVYTHAGPEVAVASTKAFVAQVAALYLFGLHLARIRGTLSADEIVANTEELLAIPEKLATVVEQGERISQLAKWMADTRAVLFLGRNVGFPVALEGALKLKELAYIHAEGFAAGELKHGPIALIEPGQPVFVIVPSPVHQLALHKKVISNIEEIRARGARVIAIAEQGDAFVLPHADEVIPIPLAAPLFEPLLAVTPLQIFAMELAAAKGLDVDQPRNLAKSVTVE
- the glmM gene encoding phosphoglucosamine mutase, with translation MPRLFGTDGVRGLANGETITADLALRLAQAAAHVLGQDARDSGRRPVAVVARDPRVSGEFIAAAVAAGLASSGVDVFDAGVIPTPATAYLIADFDADFGVMISASHNPAPDNGIKFFAAGGRKLADELEDRIEAQLSQPVLLPTGADVGRIRRFADAEDRYVLHLLGTLQHRLDGIHVVLDCAHGAAAGISPEVFTDAGARVTVIGNDPDGMNINDRVGSTHLDLLAEAVLAHGADVGIAHDGDADRCLAVDHTGAIIDGDQIMAVLALSMARRGLLAERTLVATVMSNLGLRIAMAENDITVLQTRVGDRYVLEAMNEGGYSLGGEQSGHLVIAEHATTGDGILTGIQLLGEMAATGRSLHELASVMTVYPQVMINVRGVDRERVGDDAELNAAVARAEAELGDTGRILMRASGTEPMIRVMVEAADQATAERHAQELAALVTERLAI
- the rplM gene encoding 50S ribosomal protein L13, which produces MTRTYSPKASEVQHDWVVIDATDIVLGRLASHAAALLRGKHKATFAPHMDMGDFVIIVNAEKVALTGQKLEKKLAYRHSGYPGGLTATTYVEMLEKHPTRAVEKAIRGMLPKNSLGAAQLKKLKVYAGPEHPHAAQQPTPYTLGQVAQ
- the coaA gene encoding type I pantothenate kinase, whose amino-acid sequence is MPDTATGSPTSHGHVSPFVEIARADWAALAPATHLPLRETELVQLRGIGDRLDMREVEDVYLPLSRLLNLYVTGTKKLHRDTSAFLGERAKSTPFIIGVAGSVAVGKSTVARLLREMLARWEDTPRVELVTTDGFLHPNAELERRGLMERKGFPESYDRRALLRFVTQVKSGVAEVRAPFYSHLAYDIVPGAEVVVRQPDVLIIEGLNVLQPAASGAKLAVSDLFDFSIYVDARTHDIAQWYEERFLSLQRGAFSNPRSYFHRYAELSPAEAVARARGIWSSINEPNLEQNIRPTRSRATLVLRKDADHSVANVLLRKL